From Fusarium oxysporum f. sp. lycopersici 4287 chromosome 13, whole genome shotgun sequence, one genomic window encodes:
- a CDS encoding hypothetical protein (At least one base has a quality score < 10) yields the protein MDPVSAIGLASGILTFVEAGLKLVKIAYNIHNSLDGVLDDNRHCENVTSEVSKAALRLEVADNARLTPEQESLSDLARKCKATSTDLVKALNQVKPKQSSSNPFKLLRYAVKAEIKAKDISELENQLKDYRDQLILALVEFSRVEAEDGFKHLRHSQLSAPDSIFNTQACIQFQRLLMVDDETRRSMYQDFILESLKFDEMHQRFDAVHSAHEDTFKWIYEPIETIEKDDYLSLKDDNWFDVEEHDLTYEERIQREALKMQLKSRERFLGWLVSEESSSPIFHISGKLGSGKSTLMKFLCSHQKTEEILTKWAGAKKLAFTSFFFWRNGSKPQKSLDGLCRSMLHDVLRKRPDLIHEVFPGHWNQAKQTPWKVDNRQEISSPVIKNALERLLQNDKLYQQHKFCIFIDGLDEFEPGVQDGLDYIDLVNVLRQWTIHADGNLKLCLSSREEGVFMDEYESDPGFRLQDLTRFDMQIYVRSRLSNLKDEGLKSDLATEIPEKSSGIFLWTYLVVKTIRNKMTHKVTSESLRKHLKTLPRGLESLFHHILRQLEPDDERKTFRIIDSLQTAKSNHLELPLLAFSLLDEYDKDLEFSLRDGLEDEPIPDEELLQAQLRGACGGLIECHEGRQYERLQVLEFVHRSVPDMFYKDTERSELSVQMKIALGDTDTIDVVSHVCFATFRLSGQKGTENTERFACNSIVLMRLKNRLDKPPYSFLEYIGSWANDEWLDDSHAKWQCFLPNLPWAPYLYIRPYGAALSVITTRDNSATICVLQRFLVISITWSGKS from the exons ATGGATCCCGTCTCGGCGATCGGATTGGCGTCTGGGATCTTGACCTTCGTTGAAGCGGGTCTCAAGCTCGTAAAAATAGCCTACAACATACACAACTCTCTTGATGGTGTCCTAGACGACAACAGACACTGCGAAAATGTCACCAGCGAAGTTAGCAAAGCAGCTCTGAGGCTTGAAGTGGCAGACAACGCCCGTTTGACTCCCGAGCAAGAGTCACTTTCGGATCTTGCCAGGAAGTGCAAGGCGACTTCAACGGACTTAGTCAAGGCCTTGAATCAAGTTAAACCAAAGCAGAGCTCGTCCAATCCCTTCAAATTGTTGCGATATGCCGTCAAGGCAGAGATCAAAGCGAAGGATATCTCTGAGCTGGAGAACCAGTTGAAAGACTACCGTGATCAGCTCATTCTCGCACTGGTTGAATTCTCAAG AGTTgaggcagaagatggcttCA AGCACCTACGCCACTCGCAACTTTCCGCGCCTGATTCTATTTTCAACACACAAGCTTGCATCCAGTTTCAGCGGCTACTGATGGTCGACGACGAGACCCGTCGATCAATGTATCAAGATTTCATTCTGGAAAGCCTCAAGTTCGATGAAATGCATCAGAGATTTGACGCAGTTCACAGTGCTCATGAAGATACGTTCAAATGGATTTATGAGCCAATTGAGACTATTGAGAAAGATGATTACTTGTCTCTCAAAGATGACAACTGGTTTGACGTGGAGGAGCATGACTTGACCTACGAGGAACGAATACAAAGAGAAGCGCTTAAG ATGCAACTCAAATCAAGAGAGAGATTCTTGGGGTGGCTCGTATCAGAAGAGtcatcatcgccaatctTTCACATTTCCGGAAAATTGGGATCCGGAAAATCAACACTGATGAAATTTCTATGCTCTCATCAGAAGACGGAAGAGATACTAACTAAATGGGCTG GTGCAAAGAAGCTAGCATTCACTTCGTTCTTCTTTTGGCGGAATGGCTCAAAGCCGCAGAAGTCACTAGACGGACTTTGTCGCTCAATGCTTCACGACGTACTTCGAAAGAGGCCTGATCTCATACACGAAGTCTTTCCTGGTCACTGGAATCAAGCGAAACAAACTCCCTGGAAGGTTGACAACCGTCAAGAAATCTCATCGCCTGTCATCAAGAATGCTCTGGAAAGACTCCTTCAAAACGATAAACTGTACCAGCAACACAAGTTCTGCATCTTTATTGATGGCCTCGACGAGTTTGAGCCTGGTGTTCAAGATGGATTGGATTACATTGACTTAGTCAATGTCCTTCGACAATGGACGATTCATGCCGACGGGAACCTAAAGCTCTGCCTTTCAAGTAGAGAAGAGGGTGTATTCATGGATGAATATGAAAGTGACCCTGGCTTTCGACTCCAGGACTTAACCAGATTCGACATGCAAATTTATGTCCGCAGTCGCCTAAGTAACCTAAAGGATGAAGGACTCAAAAGTGATCTCGCTACTGAAATCCCCGAAAAGTCCTCGGGAATCTTTCTCTGGACCTATCTTGTTGTCAAAACGATACGGAACAAAATGACACACAAAGTCACCAGTGAATCGTTGAGGAAACACCTAAAAACCTTACCTAGAGGTCTTGAGTCACTCTTTCATCATATCCTTCGGCAACTTGAAccagatgatgagagaaagaCTTTCCGGATTATAGATTCACTTCAGACTGCCAAATCTAACCATTTAGAGCTACCACTGCTTGCTTTCTCCCTTCTAGATGAATATGATAAAGACTTAGAATTCTCATTACGAGAcggtctcgaggacgagcCTATCCCGGACGAGGAACTTCTCCAAGCACAGCTTCGTGGTGCCTGCGGTGGCCTGATAGAATGCCATGAGGGCAGGCAGTATGAGAGATTGCAGGTTCTTGAGTTTGTTCACCGATCAGTCCCCGATATGTTCTACAAGGATACAGAACGCTCAGAACTCTCTGTGCAAATGAAAATTGCCCTTGGTGATACAGATACTATTGATGTTGTCTCTCATGTCTGCTTCGCTACCTTCCGTCTTTCAGGTCAAAAGGGCACAGAAAACACTGAAAGGTTTGCTTGTAATTCAATAGTACTCATGCGGCTCAAAAACAGACTTGACAAGCCACCGTACTCTTTCCTGGAGTATATTGGTTCCTGGGCTAATGATGAGTGGCTGGACGACAGTCACGCAAAGTGGCAATGCTTCTTGCCTAACCTTCCCTGGGCTCCGTATCTATATATCAGACCTTATGGAGCGGCCCTATCGGTGATAACAACCCGAGACAACTCCGCAACAATATGTGTCTTGCAGCGCTTTCTGGTCATATCGATTACATGGAGTGGAAAATCATGA
- a CDS encoding 3-hydroxybutyrate dehydrogenase, which translates to MSHSIRGKTAIITGAGSGINLAFAEQLLNGGCNVLFADLALRPEAQKLVDAYSGGVESKSRAVFQQTDVTNWTHLERIFERAEEEFGEIDIVCPGAGVYEPSFSSFWYPPGTPQSKDAPHGGRYASIDINLIHPIRTTQLALSRFLRYEKKPRTIVIISSTNAQDTCPSTAIYDATKHAISGFVRAMAKIDQVGVRIAAVAPGIIKTPLFMENPEKLAMVDTSKDVLVEPSEVASVMVALVERDSICSTINQASTGPQDIEIKSGSIIEVTKNRARAVNVYHDPGPSGAGAIGSNFATSEYTTLALLLTPGWGEPSVKASSNL; encoded by the exons ATGTCCCATTCTATCCGAGGCAAAACAGCCATTATTACTGGTGCTGGCAGTGGCATCAACCTCGCATTTGCTGAACAGCTTTTGAATGGCGGATGCAATGTCCTTTTTGCCGACCTCGCTCTGCGACCTGAAGCTCAGAAGCTGGTGGACGCTTATTCTGGCGGAGTCGAAAGCAAGAGCCGAGCTGTTTTCCAGCAGACTGATGTGACTAACTGGACTCATCTCGAGCGAATTTTCGAAAGGGCAGAAGAGGAGTTCGGCGAGATTGACATCGTCTGCCCCGGCGCTGGAGTCTACGAACCG AGCTTTAGCAGCTTCTGGTATCCTCCTGGAACCCCACAAAGCAAGGATGCCCCCCATGGCGGTCGCTATGCCAGTATCGACATCAACTTGATTCATCCTATCAGGACCACTCAATTGGCGCTGTCTCGTTTCTTGAGATACGAAAAGAAACCTCGCACGATTGTTATTATCTCGAGCACCAACGCCCAAGATACCTGTCCATCTACAGCTATTTATGATGCGACAAAACATGCGATTAGTGGATTCGTGCGCGCGATGGCCAAGATCGACCAAGTCGGCGTCCGTATCGCTGCAGTCGCACCAGGCATCATCAAGACGCCTCTCTTCATGGAGAACCCAGAAAAGCTTGCCATGGTTGATACCAGCAAGGATGTTCTGGTAGAGCCGTCCGAGGTCGCTAGCGTCATGGTCGCTTTGGTTGAGAGAGACAGCATCTGCTCGACCATTAACCAAGCCAGTACAGGACCGCAGGACATCGAGATCAAGAGCGGGTCGATTATTGAAGTTACCAAGAACCGAGCTCGTGCTGTCAACGTATACCACGATCCGGGTCCTTCAGGTGCTGGGGCCATTGGGTCCAACTTTGCCACTTCGGAGTACACTACGTTGGCTTTACTGTTGACTCCGGGATGGGGAGAACCTAGTGTAAAGGCGAGCAGTAATCTCTGA